The following proteins are encoded in a genomic region of Streptomyces sp. NBC_01723:
- the fxsT gene encoding FxSxx-COOH system tetratricopeptide repeat protein, translating to MASDSDRHERLRPEADVARLWRDWHPEDDTAPREAVLVVDSHVTMRVWDEVVDALTAALAESFAEVRVVSLLGTDEALPARVRTERPFGMPPDGTRRVVLVVTDALAAGWHLGAVQPLLLGWAGSWPVALVDPLPPHVWFRTGLDVLHAQVSTDRPWAANADWEWHERELPVAPGDAPAPAHPGGAEDEEVRLAVPVLSLTHHGARALSDVLAGTQPGPLDLPVTQAHTWKGRPDAARVLPWAAESPSTKSPPSASDRVFDFRAAASPVAFRLGTRLAAAPLSLPVIRRVMRSTHGAGPVHAAEFFMSGLVRPTGVKEDAPGAVVYEFLPDVREQLLAQGRRAATIRTLHDVREVLASSPATASLLPPPDEASYKPSPPNVTRENAPFLRIELKALAALSGSHIQRAKLLRHALKWHDQRYAVPLAKVPPTAPSPTTAAAAASEGATPMSTTPQRTLEGERAVQPRVWGNLPPRNQNFTGRSELLDLLGQRLREGTTTVLPEAIHGMGGVGKTQLAIEYAYRHQSEYDIVWWIPSERPGQVGQSLVELAKRLGLVTTSEANIAGPAVREALREGRPYSRWLLIFDNADSPEQVRPYFPTGGTGTILVTSRNRRWGLVGGSLEVDVFTREESKELLRGSGPELADQEAEALAEALGDLPLALVQAAAWRAETGMPASEYLRLFESKQNELLETAPPPDYQLPVAAAWNVSLDHLETRSPAALRLLQLCSYFAPDPISRQILSGPGYNTIFPELDAALNDPMKLARAIREINRYSLARIDHRTNSIEMHRLVQHVLINRMSPEEQNRMREGAHALMAAADPRTPTDPESWPRYAELYTHVIASGAVTSDQPWMRQLVMNIAKYLYYWGDHEVSLDFSETAWNAWVNRFGEEDVQTLLMGRWLVFVYLMVGRYTDASTLVEHIRSVHERVSSPDSEESLDAAQMEAAVRRAQGRFLEGAELDRLVHDRAHRAFGDDDPASLNMAHNLGVSLRLSGEFHEALQLDRKTWHLKLRLFGRDDQRSLITENSIAIDVRESGDYIGALRLQEAALEAFRDVFGNDNPATVSTERELGIACRKAGNHPRALDLAIKAHEAFTRRYGDTHPQSLATALPLAIALRQNGDLEAARARGAQACAGYRKVFHPQHPYTLAADVGLAVSERLLERPAEARRLDDEALAGLTETLGADHPFTLVAAVNLASDLAALGELDDAVSGGRDTLARCRQTFGPDHPTTLACAANLSLDLVAVGQGDEGETMRADTLERMGRVLGAQHEEQEEAAPHPATVAVMNGVRANCDIDPMPL from the coding sequence ATGGCCAGTGACAGTGACCGGCACGAGCGGTTGCGGCCCGAGGCCGACGTGGCCCGTCTGTGGCGCGACTGGCATCCCGAGGACGACACGGCACCCAGAGAAGCCGTCCTCGTGGTCGACTCGCATGTGACGATGCGGGTCTGGGACGAGGTCGTCGACGCCCTGACCGCGGCCCTCGCCGAGAGCTTCGCCGAGGTCCGGGTCGTGTCCCTGCTCGGCACGGACGAGGCGCTCCCCGCCCGTGTCCGCACGGAGCGCCCGTTCGGCATGCCCCCGGACGGCACGCGACGGGTGGTCCTGGTGGTCACGGACGCCCTGGCGGCCGGCTGGCACCTCGGCGCGGTGCAGCCCCTGCTGCTGGGCTGGGCCGGGTCCTGGCCCGTCGCCCTGGTCGACCCGCTGCCGCCGCACGTCTGGTTCCGCACCGGCCTCGACGTACTGCACGCGCAGGTCAGCACGGATCGACCGTGGGCGGCCAACGCCGACTGGGAATGGCACGAACGGGAGCTTCCGGTCGCCCCCGGCGACGCTCCGGCTCCGGCCCACCCGGGCGGTGCCGAGGACGAGGAGGTCCGGCTCGCCGTCCCCGTCCTGTCGCTGACCCATCACGGGGCGCGCGCCCTCTCCGACGTGCTCGCCGGGACGCAGCCCGGCCCGCTGGACCTGCCGGTGACGCAGGCACACACCTGGAAGGGGCGGCCGGACGCGGCACGAGTCCTCCCGTGGGCCGCCGAGTCCCCCTCGACAAAGAGTCCGCCGTCCGCCTCCGACCGGGTGTTCGATTTCCGTGCCGCGGCCTCTCCCGTCGCCTTCCGCCTCGGCACCCGTCTCGCCGCCGCGCCGCTCAGCCTGCCGGTCATCCGCCGGGTGATGCGGTCGACGCACGGGGCCGGACCGGTGCACGCCGCCGAGTTCTTCATGAGCGGCCTGGTCCGCCCCACCGGCGTCAAGGAAGACGCCCCCGGGGCGGTGGTCTACGAATTCCTTCCCGACGTCCGCGAGCAACTGCTCGCGCAGGGGCGGCGCGCCGCGACCATCCGCACCCTGCACGACGTCCGCGAGGTGCTGGCCTCCTCCCCGGCCACGGCATCCCTGCTCCCGCCGCCCGACGAGGCGTCGTACAAGCCCTCACCGCCGAATGTGACCCGCGAGAACGCGCCGTTCCTCCGAATCGAACTGAAGGCTCTGGCCGCTTTGTCCGGTTCACACATTCAGCGCGCCAAATTGTTACGCCACGCCCTGAAATGGCACGATCAGCGGTATGCAGTGCCGCTCGCCAAGGTCCCGCCCACCGCCCCCTCCCCGACCACCGCCGCTGCCGCAGCTAGCGAAGGAGCCACCCCGATGTCCACCACACCCCAGCGCACCTTGGAGGGAGAGCGCGCCGTTCAGCCACGCGTCTGGGGGAACCTGCCGCCGCGCAACCAGAACTTCACCGGCCGCAGCGAGCTCCTGGACCTGCTCGGCCAGCGGCTGCGGGAGGGCACGACCACGGTTCTGCCCGAGGCGATCCACGGCATGGGCGGTGTCGGCAAGACCCAGCTGGCGATCGAGTACGCCTACCGGCACCAGTCCGAGTACGACATCGTGTGGTGGATCCCGTCGGAGCGGCCGGGCCAGGTCGGCCAGTCCCTGGTGGAGCTGGCCAAACGGCTGGGACTGGTGACCACGTCCGAGGCGAACATCGCCGGGCCGGCCGTCCGGGAGGCACTGCGCGAGGGGCGCCCGTACTCCCGGTGGCTGCTGATCTTCGACAACGCGGACAGTCCCGAGCAGGTACGCCCGTACTTCCCGACCGGAGGCACCGGCACGATCCTGGTCACCTCCCGCAACCGTCGCTGGGGCCTGGTGGGCGGGTCCCTGGAGGTCGACGTGTTCACCCGCGAGGAGAGCAAGGAACTGCTCCGCGGCTCGGGACCGGAACTGGCCGACCAGGAGGCCGAGGCGCTGGCGGAGGCGCTGGGCGACCTGCCGCTGGCCCTGGTTCAGGCCGCCGCCTGGCGGGCCGAGACCGGCATGCCGGCCTCCGAGTACCTGCGGCTCTTCGAGAGCAAGCAGAACGAGCTGCTCGAGACGGCACCGCCGCCGGACTACCAACTGCCCGTCGCGGCGGCGTGGAACGTCTCGCTCGACCACCTGGAGACCCGCAGCCCGGCCGCCCTGCGCCTGCTGCAGCTGTGCTCCTACTTCGCCCCCGACCCGATCTCCAGGCAAATCCTGTCCGGCCCGGGGTACAACACCATCTTCCCCGAACTGGACGCGGCTCTGAACGACCCGATGAAGCTCGCTCGCGCGATACGGGAGATCAACCGATACTCGCTCGCCCGAATCGACCACCGAACGAACAGCATCGAGATGCACCGGTTGGTCCAGCACGTACTGATCAACCGTATGAGCCCAGAGGAGCAGAACCGCATGCGCGAAGGCGCCCACGCCCTGATGGCGGCCGCGGATCCCAGGACGCCGACCGACCCGGAGAGCTGGCCTCGGTATGCGGAGCTCTACACCCATGTGATCGCATCCGGCGCCGTCACCTCCGACCAGCCCTGGATGCGCCAGCTGGTGATGAACATCGCCAAGTACCTCTACTACTGGGGGGACCACGAGGTCTCGCTGGACTTCTCCGAAACGGCCTGGAACGCCTGGGTGAACCGGTTCGGGGAGGAGGACGTGCAGACCCTCCTGATGGGGCGCTGGCTGGTCTTCGTCTACCTGATGGTCGGCCGGTACACCGACGCCTCCACCCTGGTGGAGCACATCCGCAGCGTCCACGAGCGCGTCTCGTCGCCCGACAGCGAGGAGTCGCTGGACGCGGCCCAGATGGAGGCCGCCGTGCGACGCGCCCAGGGCCGCTTCCTCGAGGGCGCCGAGCTGGACCGGCTGGTCCACGACCGGGCGCACCGGGCGTTCGGCGACGACGACCCGGCGAGCCTGAACATGGCGCACAACCTGGGCGTGAGTCTGCGCCTGTCGGGTGAGTTCCACGAGGCGCTGCAACTCGACCGGAAGACCTGGCACCTGAAGCTGCGTCTGTTCGGGCGCGATGACCAGCGGAGCCTCATCACCGAGAACTCGATCGCGATCGACGTCCGCGAGTCGGGTGACTACATCGGCGCGCTCCGGCTCCAGGAGGCGGCGCTGGAAGCGTTCCGGGACGTCTTCGGCAACGACAACCCGGCCACCGTCAGCACCGAGCGGGAACTGGGCATCGCGTGCCGCAAGGCCGGCAACCACCCGCGTGCGCTGGACCTGGCCATCAAGGCCCACGAGGCGTTCACCCGACGGTACGGGGACACCCACCCGCAGTCCCTGGCCACGGCGCTGCCCCTTGCCATCGCCCTGCGTCAGAACGGCGACCTGGAAGCGGCGCGGGCGCGTGGCGCCCAGGCCTGCGCGGGCTACCGCAAGGTCTTCCACCCGCAACACCCCTACACGCTGGCCGCCGACGTCGGCCTCGCGGTGTCCGAGCGGCTGCTGGAGCGGCCCGCCGAGGCCCGGCGCCTGGACGACGAGGCGCTCGCCGGGCTGACCGAGACCCTCGGCGCCGACCACCCCTTCACGCTGGTGGCCGCCGTGAACCTGGCCAGTGACCTGGCCGCGCTCGGGGAACTCGACGACGCGGTGTCCGGCGGGCGGGACACACTGGCGCGGTGCAGGCAGACCTTCGGTCCCGACCACCCGACCACGCTCGCCTGTGCCGCGAACCTCTCTCTGGACCTGGTGGCCGTCGGCCAGGGGGACGAAGGGGAGACGATGCGGGCCGACACGCTGGAGCGCATGGGCCGGGTGCTCGGCGCCCAGCACGAGGAGCAGGAAGAGGCAGCGCCCCACCCGGCGACCGTGGCCGTCATGAACGGCGTGCGGGCCAACTGCGACATCGACCCGATGCCGTTGTGA
- a CDS encoding VMAP-C domain-containing protein, whose translation MEGRSAARVRNELLAEMAGVLATTDTVRRRTGTEMLVQDLSSELRLTVDPHQDQPLALWSRQLVKKCAEIDEGLQTLARCLGYAEQGSVGLFALWRLVDEWEATSFFKDTDLRPLRPLLHELRSVSLLTALARRASHSRTQELQEWCDTGWEVFLRLAGDNTAVDELPPSMAFLSLAAEHLVKEGRTEEAEHLRRWNRRQAQLRGLAEEMADWQQGDFAPPGEPSLHPAYLLIQFEPDGVDPDNFWVAHWRQSDSDGWHPIPGETVKLHRDGLPAAADRLVQEAEERWSDLRQPVVIEFILPWELLTEPVEWWHKEADAPVPTPLVMDYTVVVRSFERLRKAAWHRPWNNRWRQLKDRPAESRSHWSPPDQSAFHLERELKDDQQIVCLVLSAPPGTESPVAQQEFVAALRSGIPAIVWDRGDSGTAFREAAADILQERGLAGVLERTRRWRDRALALGPEGWDGHVGRHLALLLDDPERMPGPSAPGGGPDRAG comes from the coding sequence GTGGAGGGGCGCAGCGCCGCACGCGTTCGAAACGAACTTCTGGCAGAGATGGCGGGCGTCCTCGCGACGACGGACACCGTGCGCCGGCGGACCGGCACCGAGATGCTGGTCCAGGACCTCTCGTCGGAGCTGCGGCTGACCGTGGACCCGCACCAGGACCAGCCGCTCGCCCTGTGGTCACGGCAACTGGTGAAGAAATGCGCCGAGATCGACGAGGGACTGCAGACACTGGCCCGCTGCCTGGGGTACGCCGAGCAGGGCTCGGTGGGCCTGTTCGCCCTGTGGCGCCTGGTGGACGAGTGGGAGGCCACCTCCTTCTTCAAGGACACCGACCTGCGGCCGCTGCGTCCCCTGCTGCACGAACTGCGTTCCGTGTCCCTCCTGACGGCCCTCGCGCGCCGGGCCAGCCATTCCCGTACCCAGGAACTCCAGGAGTGGTGCGACACGGGCTGGGAGGTCTTCCTGCGCCTGGCGGGCGACAACACCGCGGTGGACGAACTGCCGCCGTCCATGGCGTTCCTGTCGCTGGCCGCCGAGCACCTGGTGAAGGAAGGACGCACCGAGGAGGCGGAGCACTTACGCCGCTGGAACCGCAGACAGGCTCAGCTCCGCGGGCTGGCGGAGGAGATGGCCGACTGGCAGCAGGGCGACTTCGCCCCGCCCGGTGAGCCCTCGCTCCACCCCGCCTATCTCCTGATCCAGTTCGAACCGGACGGCGTGGACCCGGACAACTTCTGGGTGGCGCACTGGCGTCAGTCCGACTCCGACGGCTGGCATCCCATTCCCGGCGAGACGGTCAAGCTGCACCGCGACGGCCTTCCGGCCGCCGCGGACAGGCTGGTCCAGGAGGCCGAGGAACGCTGGTCCGATCTGCGCCAGCCCGTGGTGATCGAGTTCATCCTGCCGTGGGAGCTGCTGACGGAACCCGTCGAGTGGTGGCACAAGGAGGCCGACGCGCCCGTGCCCACACCCCTGGTCATGGACTACACCGTGGTGGTACGCAGCTTCGAACGCCTGCGCAAGGCCGCCTGGCACCGGCCCTGGAACAACCGCTGGCGGCAGCTCAAGGACCGGCCGGCCGAGAGCCGCTCGCACTGGAGCCCGCCGGACCAGTCCGCCTTCCACCTCGAGCGTGAGCTCAAGGACGACCAGCAGATCGTCTGTCTGGTCCTCAGCGCACCGCCGGGCACCGAATCGCCCGTCGCCCAGCAGGAGTTCGTGGCGGCGCTGCGGTCCGGCATCCCGGCCATCGTCTGGGACCGGGGCGACTCCGGGACGGCCTTCCGGGAGGCGGCGGCGGACATCCTGCAGGAGCGCGGGCTGGCCGGCGTACTGGAGCGCACACGGCGGTGGCGCGACCGGGCTCTGGCGCTGGGCCCCGAGGGCTGGGACGGGCACGTGGGGCGCCATCTGGCCCTGCTGCTCGACGATCCGGAACGCATGCCCGGCCCATCGGCACCGGGCGGCGGTCCCGACCGTGCCGGATGA
- a CDS encoding trypco2 family protein, which produces MIELSDMVRELRDQLNTALTSAGPGPVRFELGPVEIEATVAIDRTGGAGGKVNFWVVEANADASVTSSRTHRVTLTLQPTLVAPDGTRRHVLVSDDEAHGER; this is translated from the coding sequence ATGATTGAACTATCGGACATGGTGCGGGAGTTGAGAGATCAGCTCAACACCGCACTGACTTCGGCGGGCCCCGGCCCGGTCCGCTTCGAACTGGGACCCGTGGAGATCGAGGCGACCGTCGCGATCGACCGGACCGGTGGCGCCGGCGGCAAGGTGAACTTCTGGGTGGTCGAGGCGAACGCCGACGCGTCCGTCACCTCCTCCCGTACGCATCGCGTCACGCTCACGCTGCAGCCCACGCTGGTGGCTCCCGACGGAACCCGCCGCCACGTGCTGGTCTCGGACGACGAGGCGCACGGGGAGCGTTGA